One part of the Vitis riparia cultivar Riparia Gloire de Montpellier isolate 1030 chromosome 8, EGFV_Vit.rip_1.0, whole genome shotgun sequence genome encodes these proteins:
- the LOC117919724 gene encoding probable pre-mRNA-splicing factor ATP-dependent RNA helicase DEAH5, with amino-acid sequence MPVDAQNDGLKKLEYLSLVSKVCTELETHLGVGDKVLAEFITDMGRKCETVDEFDSKLKENGAEMPDYFVRTLLTIIHAILPPKPKSDDKGMKKDGGDGKKSKFPALGIGDSKERVRELEREIEIESRDRRREEEEAKHRDERNRDRDGDRERDDRRERHRERNDRSERHRERDDRNERHRERDDRSERHRERDDRSERHRERDDGSERGRGREDDDYDDKNDYRGRGRHRDRYEKHRRDGYEENGDNREGGEDGGDRRGDRDRRNGRYHSDEPELYNVYKGRVSRVMDTGCFVQLNDLKGKEGLVHVSQIATRRVGNAKDVVKRDQEVYVKVISVSGQKLSLSMRDVDQNTGRDLIPLKKSLEDDALRTNPSGSNQGPVSRTGLSGIRIVEENDAAPSRRPLKRMSSPEKWEAKQLIASGVLDIRDFPMYDDEGDGMLYQEEGAEEELEIEMNEDEPAFLQGQSRYSMDMSPVKIFKNPEGSLSRAAALQSALIKERREVREQQQRTMLDSIPKDLNRPWEDPMPETGERHLAQELRGVGLSAYDMPEWKKDAFGKALTFGQRSKLSIQEQRQSLPIYKLKKELVQAVHDNQVLVVIGETGSGKTTQVTQYLAEAGYTTRGKIGCTQPRRVAAMSVAKRVAEEFGCRLGEEVGYAIRFEDCTGPDTVIKYMTDGMLLREILIDDNLSQYSVIMLDEAHERTIHTDVLFGLLKHLVKRRPDLRLIVTSATLDAEKFSGYFFNCNIFTIPGRTFPVEILYTKQPESDYLDASLITVLQIHLTEPEGDILLFLTGQEEIDHACQSLYERMKGLGKNVPELIILPVYSALPSEMQSRIFDPAPPGKRKVVVATNIAEASLTIDGIFYVIDPGFAKQNVYNPKQGLDSLVITPISQASAKQRAGRAGRTGPGKCYRLYTESAYRNEMSPTSVPEIQRINLGLTTLTMKAMGINDLLSFDFMDPPSPQALISAMEQLYSLGALDEEGLLTKLGRKMAEFPLEPPLSKMLLASVDLGCSDEILTIIAMIQTGNIFYRPREKQAQADQKRAKFFQPEGDHLTLLAVYEAWKAKNFSGPWCFENFVQSRSLRRAQDVRKQLLTIMDKYKLDVVSAGKNFTKIRKAITAGFFFHAARKDPQEGYRTLVENQPVYIHPSSALFQRQPDWVIYHELVMTTKEYMREVTVIDPKWLVELAPRFFKVADPTKMSKRKRQERIEPLYDRYHEPNSWRLSKRRA; translated from the exons ATGCCCGTGGACGCCCAAAACGATGGTCTCAAGAAGCTCGAGTACCTTTCTCTGGTTTCGAAGGTTTGCACGGAGCTGGAAACTCATCTCGGGGTCGGGGACAAGGTTTTGGCGGAATTCATCACCGACATGGGTCGAAAGTGCGAAACTGTTGATGAATTCGATTCCAAATTGAAGGAGAATGGCGCGGAAATGCCGGATTACTTTGTGAGGACTCTGTTAACTATAATTCATGCCATTCTTCCGCCGAAGCCCAAGTCGGATGATAAGGGAATGAAGAAGGATGGCGGTGATGGTAAGAAATCGAAGTTTCCGGCGTTAGGGATCGGGGACAGTAAGGAGAGAGTGAGGGAACTTGAGCGAGAGATTGAAATAGAAAGCCGGGATCGGCGCCGAGAGGAGGAAGAAGCGAAGCACAGGGATGAAAGAAATAGAGATAGAGACGGAGATAGGGAGAGAGATGATAGAAGAGAGAGGCATAGGGAGAGAAATGATAGGAGTGAGAGGCATAGGGAAAGAGATGATAGGAATGAGAGGCATAGGGAGAGAGATGATAGGAGTGAGAGGCATAGGGAGAGAGATGATAGGAGTGAGAGGCATAGGGAGAGAGATGATGGGAGTGAGAGGGGTAGAGGGAGGGAAGATGATGATTATGATGATAAGAATGATTACAGGGGTCGTGGAAGGCACCGGGATCGATATGAGAAGCATAGGAGAGATGGGTATGAAGAGAATGGTGATAATAGGGAGGGTGGTGAAGATGGGGGGGATAGGAGGGGCGATAGGGATAGGAGAAACGGAAGGTATCACTCAGATGAGCCAGAATTGTATAACGTATATAAGGGGAGGGTTTCAAGAGTGATGGACACTGGTTGCTTTGTGCAGCTGAATGATTTGAAGGGGAAAGAGGGTTTGGTGCATGTTTCTCAGATTGCGACTCGGAGGGTGGGTAATGCAAAAGATGTGGTGAAGAGGGATCAGGAGGTTTATGTTAAGGTGATCTCTGTTTCGGGTCAGAAGCTGAGTCTTTCTATGAGGGATGTTGATCAGAATACTGGGAGAGATTTGATTCCTTTGAAAAAGAGCTTGGAGGATGATGCTTTGAGAACGAACCCTTCAGGTTCAAACCAGGGACCTGTGAGTAGGACTGGTCTTTCAGGAATAAGGATTGTAGAAGAGAATGATGCTGCCCCATCAAGGCGACCATTGAAACGGATGAGTTCTCCAGAGAAATGGGAAGCAAAACAGTTGATTGCTTCAGGGGTTCTGGATATTAGGGATTTTCCTATGTATGATGACGaaggagatggcatgctttatCAAGAAGAGGGTGCTGAGGAGGAGCTTGAGATTGAGATGAATGAAGATGAGCCGGCCTTTTTGCAAGGGCAGAGTCGATACTCTATGGACATGTCTCCTGTGAAGATCTTCAAGAATCCAGAGGGGTCCTTGAGTCGAGCTGCTGCCCTTCAGTCAGCTCTCATAAAGGAACGAAGAGAAGTACGGGAACAGCAGCAGAGAACAATGCTTGATTCTATTCCTAAAGATCTCAATCGTCCCTGGGAAGACCCAATGCCTGAGACAGGTGAGAGGCATCTTGCTCAGGAGCTGAGGGGTGTTGGTCTATCAGCCTATGATATGCCTGAATGGAAGAAGGATGCTTTTGGAAAAGCCCTGACTTTTGGCCAAAGATCAAAACTCTCCATCCAGGAGCAGAGACAAAGCTTGCCTATCTACAAGTTGAAGAAGGAACTTGTTCAGGCTGTGCATGATAATCAGGTTCTTGTAGTCATTGGTGAGACTGGTTCTGGCAAGACAACACAAGTAACACAGTATCTAGCTGAAGCAGGTTACACTACCAGGGGTAAGATTGGATGTACCCAACCCCGTAGAGTGGCTGCAATGTCTGTGGCAAAGAGGGTTGCTGAAGAGTTTGGTTGTCGTTTAGGAGAGGAAGTTGGGTATGCTATTCGGTTTGAGGATTGTACTGGACCAGATACTGTCATCAAGTACATGACTGATGGCATGCTTCTCAGGGAGATTCTGATTGATGACAATCTTTCTCAATATTCTGTAATTATGCTTGACGAAGCTCATGAGAGGACGATCCACACTGATGTCCTTTTTGGATTGCTGAAGCACCTTGTGAAACGGAGACCTGATCTTCGCTTGATTGTCACATCTGCCACATTGGATGCAGAGAAATTTTCAGGGTATTTCTTCAACTGCAACATCTTTACCATCCCTGGAAGAACTTTTCCTGTGGAGATACTCTACACCAAACAACCTGAAAGCGATTACCTAGATGCATCTTTGATTACTGTCCTCCAAATTCATTTGACAGAACCAGAAGGAGACATCCTCCTCTTCTTGACTGGTCAGGAGGAGATTGATCATGCATGCCAGTCTCTTTACGAGAGGATGAAAGGGCTAGGTAAAAATGTTCCCGAACTCATTATTTTACCAGTCTATAGTGCCCTTCCTAGTGAAATGCAGTCGAGGATTTTTGACCCTGCTCCTCCAGGGAAGAGGAAAGTGGTTGTGGCTACCAACATTGCTGAGGCTTCTTTAACCATTGATGGCATCTTTTATGTCATCGATCCTGGTTTTGCGAAGCAAAATGTCTACAACCCCAAACAAGGGCTTGATTCCTTGGTCATAACACCTATTTCACAAGCATCAGCCAAACAACGAGCTGGGCGTGCTGGACGTACAGGACCTGGAAAATGCTATCGCCTTTACACTGAGAGTGCTTATCGGAATGAGATGTCCCCAACCTCAGTTCCAGAGATACAAAGGATAAATCTTGGGCTTACTACGCTTACGATGAAAGCAATGGGGATAAATGATCTTCTGTCGTTTGATTTTATGGACCCACCTTCGCCTCAAGCTCTTATTTCTGCCATGGAACAGCTCTACAGTCTTGGAGCTCTAGATGAGGAGGGGCTTCTGACCAAATTGGGCAGGAAAATGGCAGAATTTCCACTGGAACCTCCATTATCTAAGATGCTACTTGCCAGTGTGGACCTTGGGTGCAGTGATGAGATTTTGACAATCATTGCAATGATTCAGACGGGGAACATCTTCTACAGGCCCAGGGAAAAGCAAGCTCAGGCTGATCAAAAGAGGGCCAAGTTTTTTCAGCCAGAAGGAGACCATCTAACTTTGCTTGCTGTTTATGAGGCTTGGAAGGCAAAGAATTTTTCCGGACCGTGGTGTTTTGAGAACTTTGTTCAGTCTCGATCCTTGAGGAGGGCACAAGATGTCAGAAAACAACTTCTCACCATCATGGACAA GTATAAATTGGATGTTGTTAGTGCTGGGAAAAATTTCACGAAGATAAGGAAGGCAATTACAGCGGGTTTCTTTTTCCATGCAGCAAGAAAGGACCCACAGGAGGGTTATAGAACCCTAGTTGAGAACCAGCCAGTTTATATTCACCCAAGCAGTGCTCTTTTCCAGAGACAGCCAGACTGGGTCATCTACCATGAATTGGTAATGACTACAAAGGAGTACATGCGAGAGGTTACAGTTATAGACCCCAAATGGCTTGTGGAATTGGCACCAAGATTCTTCAAAGTGGCAGATCCCACGAAAATGAGCAAACGGAAGCGTCAAGAGCGTATTGAACCACTTTATGACAGATATCATGAACCTAACTCTTGGCGTTTGAGTAAACGTCGTGCTTGA